A segment of the Burkholderia sp. PAMC 26561 genome:
CATTAAACCCTTTTCATGAACTCTTTACCCCACCTCCGCCAACATCGCCTTGACCGCGCTCATCGATTCCCGCCGCAATTCCTGCAAGTCGACGCCTTCGATAACATCATCTCTAACGACCTGCATACCCGCCGAAAACAACGCCGCCAACGACGGCCGTCCGCCCGATGCAACCGGCCCTATCGCCGGATCGTGCAGGCCGAAGTAACGCGGATCGTCCAGCCGATACACCGCCACATCCGCCGAAAATCCCACTGCAATCCGACCGACCTCCGGCAAACCCAGCACGTTCGCTCCACCCGCCGTGCCCCAGTGCACCACTTCATCCACCGTCGCGGCATCGGCGCCACCCTCAAAACTCCCACCCCGATAAACCGCCTGCGCCGCCATCCCGCGCCGCGCCCGTTGCGCGAGCCACGCCATGTGGACCTCTGAAATCATATCGGCAGCTTCATTCGATGCCGCACCGTCCACGCCGATGGACACCGGCACGCCTGCATCCGCCATCTCGCGGATCGGCGCGATGCCGCTGCCCAGACGTCCATTCGATTGCGGACAATGCGCCACGCCCGTGCGCGTTTGCGCGAGCATCGCGATTTCATCGGCATCGAGCTTCACGAGATGTGCGTACCAGACATCGCTGCCAAGCCAATCGTGCTCGCCGCAAAACGCAACCGGCGAACATGCGTGCATGGCATGCGCGCTGTCCTGATACGACACGGTCTCCGATAGATGACTGTGCAAACGCAACCCGAGCCGCCGGGCAACCGCCGCGGTCTGCCGCATCTCGGCCGGGGAGATGGAATACAAAACCGTGGTCGGCGCCATCACGACGCGGCGCATCGCCCGCGGCGATGCATCGTGATAAGTCGCCGCAAGCCGCTCGATATCCGCAATATACGAATCGATGGATTCAGGCCGCAACGCGCTCGGCAACTCGGCTTCCAGTTGCCGCGTTTTTGTCGCGCCGCCGCGCAGCAGCACGAAACGCAAGCCGAGCTTTTCGGCTTCATCGAAGAGAATGGCGGAACTGTCGAACGGCATGCCCGGGTAATACACGTAGTTGTGATCGGCGACCGTCGTGCAGCCCGAGCGCATCAACTCGATCATCCCGATGCGCGCCGCGAGACGGAACCGTTTTTCGTCGAACGATGCACGGAAGCGATACGGCGTTGCTGCAAGCCACGGGGTCAGCGATGCGTTGAGCCCGGCCGTATCACCCTTGAGCAAGGACTGAAACAGATGATGATGGGTGTTGACCCATGCCGGATAAACCACGCAATCGGTAGCGTCGATCACCGTCTCACTGGCATGCGGCACGAGCGCGCCGATTGCCTGGATAGTCTCGCCTTCAATGCGGATATCGGGGCCTGCCGCACGCGACGGATCGTCGGGGCTGCCTGCGCCACCGGTCATGATGGCCGCTGCATTTCGAATCAGGATACTCATGTAATCGCGCTCACAGTTCGCTTTCGTGCCAGCCGCGCAAACCGATGCGCGACACCCATGCGGTGATGCCAAACAGCACCACGCCTGTTACCGTAATCAGGAACAACGCAGCAAAGAGCCGCGGAATGTTCAACTGAAAACCCGCTTGCAGGATCTGATAAGCAAGCCCCGCGCCGCTGCCGCCCGTGCCGGCCACGAACTCGGCCACCACCGCGCCGATCAGCGACAACCCGCTCGATATGCGCAAGCCACCGAAGAAATACGGCAGCGCACTCGGAATGCGCAGGCGCACGAGCGTCTGCCAACGTGTCGCGCGATTGATGCGAAACAGGTTGATCAGCCCCGGGTTCACGCTACGCAACCCGAGCGCCGTGTTCGAGATGATCGGGAACAGGGCCACGAGCGTAGCGCAGATCACGAGTGCGAAGGTGGTGTCCTTCACCCAGATGATGATGAGCGGCGCAATCGCGACGATCGGCGTGACTTGCAAAAGAATCGCGTACGGGAAAAAACTCGCTTCGATCAATGGACTCTGCACGAACAGCAACGCAATCGTCACGCCAATCACGGTTGCAAGCGCGAACGCGAGCAACGTGATCTTGAGCGTTGCAGCCAGCGCCGCGAGCAGCATCGGGCCGTCTTTCAGCAACTGGATTGCAATGTCGTGCGGCGCGGGTACGAGATAAACCGGCACTTTGAACAACGCGCACCAGCCTTCCCATAACAGCAACATCACAATGCCGACGAACCAGGGCGCTGCGGCTTTCATTGCCCCGGGACGATGCAAGAGCGGCCGCCTCTCGACCTTCGATAACCGTTTCATGGCGGACGTGCGGGACGTAAGTGTCGGGCTGGTCATCAGTGCGCCCCTAGAGAGGTGTGATGTGCATCGCTGATGAGATCGGAGAGCGTCTTGCAATGCTGCATGAAAGGCGCGGACACGCGATACGCATCGTCGCGCTCCGCGGCCCCGTCGATCGCCACCTCCGCAATCACCCTCCCCGGCCGCGCCTGCATCACGACCACGCGCTCCGACAAATACACCGACTCGTAAATGCTGTGCGTGACGAACACGACCGTCATGCCGCGCTTTTTCCACAACGTACGCAGATCGCTGTCGAGCTTGTTGCGCGTAAATTCATCGAGCGCGCCGAAGGGTTCATCGAGGAGCAGCAAATCGGGTTCGGTCACAAGCGCACGCGCGAGCGAAGCACGCATCTGCATGCCGCCGGACAACTCGCGCGGCCGCACCTTGCCGAAATTTTCCAGGCCGACGTTCGCGAGTGCGTCGGCAACACGCGCATCGGCGTCACGCCTTGGAACGCCCGCAAGATCCAGCGGCAAACGCACGTTATCCGCAATGCTCGCCCACGGCATCAATGTCGCTTCCTGGAAGACCATCGACATGCGGCGACCGGCTGAGCCGACCGTATCGAAAGGCTGGCCCCACCAGCGCATGTGTCCGTGCGTCGGCGTCTCGATACCCGCGAACATCTTCAGCAACGTGCTTTTGCCGCAGCCCGACGGCCCGAGCAGCGAGACGAAATCGCCTTGAGGAATCGTCAGCCGCGCATCTTCCAGTGCAACCGTGCCGTTTGCATAGATCTTGTCGACGCGCTGCACCGAAAGCGCAGCGGCGGCATCAGGGGAATTGGCGTTCATGCTTCACTCCTCCGTTGCAATGCGAAACACTTCGCGCTCGCCGTGCTCTTCGAGCAGCTTAAGCAACATCCGGCGCATCAGCAGACCAGGTTGATCCGACGCCATGTGGCACTCCTGTTGACGACGTATGTCGGTACACGCGTCATAGTCAGTTGCCTCGAGAATCTCGCGGTCTTCGTCGGTGATGGGACGATCCCAGTCGATCAGCTCCTGTGTCGAGCACGCCTCCTCGCTGTCGTTGCGGTAGAGCCATTGCACGAGCATCATGGTTTTATCGTCGATAGGCGTCGCGCAGTTGTAGATGATGTGATGCACGCCGCTTGCCGGATACATGCAGCCGAAGCGCCGCGAAAACGGCATGAACCACCGGTTCACGAGGTGGCGTTCGGTGACGTCGTCGGTCGTGCCCGTGATGCGGAAACTCGCCTGCGGATTGCGAATGGGCACATGCGTTTCCGCTTCGAAGCCCCATTCGTTGGGGCGAAATTCATACTTCGACGGTTGCGGACTATTGAAAAGACCGAAGTTCGATTTATGCACGAAGCTGAAATGCGAATTGTCGAAAGAGTTTTCCATCATGCGCAGCGGGCTCGTGTTCCACTGCTCGTAGAATTGCATGATGCGTCTGTAGCCCGGCGTGAACTCCTCCGGAAACTCGGGAATGGGTTGCAGCGGCTCTTCGAGCGCAACCCACGCGTAACCGTAACGCTCCTCGCACCTGAACGACTCCACGATCGCCCGCGACGGAATCTCGCCGCCCGCGTTCTGCGGGATCTTCACGCATTGCCCCGTGCAGTCGTAGGTCCATCCGTGATAACCGCACGCGATGTTGCCATCGCCGTCAACGAAGCCTTTCGAGAGCTTGGCGGTTCTATGACAGCACCGGTCGCGCAACGCGTGAGGTTTGCCGCCCGCGCCCTTCCACAGCACGATGCCGACGCCCAGCAGCGTGAACGGCTTGGGGCCATCGTCGAGATCCGACACGGGCATGATTGCGTACCAGAAGCGGCGCAGGACTTTTTGACGTGTAACCAGCATGATTCGATTCCTTTTTATCAGCGCCGCTTACGGCATGACCTTGGCGGTCTGGATGTACTGCAGCGTGTAGGCGCTCTTGTAGTCGGTACTGGCCTTGAGAAGCTTCGCGCCGACCATGTAGTCGTAGGTCTTCTTCCAGCGGGCATCGGTCATCGCGCCTATGCCGAGCGTGCCTGCGTCGCCCCCTGTCACGAGCTTGAGTTTCTTCAGTTGCGCCACGCCGAACGCGAGCTGCGCATCGGTCATCTCGGGGTTGTCCTTCTTGATCAGCGCGTTGCCCGGAGCCGGATTGGCGAGGTAACTTTTCCAGCCTTCCATCGATGCCTTCACGAAACGCGCAGTCACGTCGGGCCGGTCGGCGAGCGTCTTGCGCAAGCCGACGATGGTCGTGTTGTAGGGCGGATAACCGTCGTCGGCAAAGAGGAAGAAGTGGGTCTTCACGTGCGCCTGATCCGCCTGGAATGTCTCCGATGACGGATACGCCTGCATCGCGACATTCGGATCTACAAAGAACGGTTGCAGGTTGAACGTGTAAGGGCGCGTCTGGCTGTCGGTATATCCGTATCTGGACTTGAGCCACGGCCACCAGCTTGTCCTGCCCGCGCCCGCGACCAGGATCGTCTTGCCCTTCAGATCGGCGAGGTTCTTCACATCATCGTGAACGAGCATGCCCTGCGGATCGAATTGAAACGATGCCGCCACGGTCGTGACTGGAATCCCCGCCTCCACGCTGGACAGGACCTGGAAGTCATAGCCAAGGATGAAATCCGCCTGTCCGCCAACGAGCAATTGCATGCCGTTCACTTGCGGACCGCCCATCTTGATCGTGACATCGAGGCCGGCCTGTTTGTAAAGCCCGGTAGCCAGCGCCTGATAAAAACCGCCGTGCTCGGCTTGCGCGTACCAGCTTGTGAGCACGGTGACGGAATCGGCGGCGTGAACAGGGGAAACAAGAATAACGCTTAAAACAAGCACTGAAAGATGAAAGAAGCGACGTAGAACACGCATGTTTTTTGACTCCGCGAGTGAACGTGGGGAGCCAGCTACAACGCCTGAACGTGTTCCGGATTGCCGATACGCACAACAGGGAGATGGTGGGGCAACTACACGCACGCTCCTCGTTGAGCGAGATCGGACGATCCCGTTCAAACGCCGACGCTGGTCGACGTGGGCGCGCGATGCGCCCCAAGAGCAATGCCCCATGCTGGTTACTGCGAATACACCAGACACTAGCCGCTTCTACTCTGCAATGTTTCTAAGCGAATTTTATGCCAATGATTTTATAAGGCCCGAACGTCGCTGACAAGCGATGCCGGCGTGCACACCGCACCCGCGCGATGCACGCTCGCACCGCCGAAGTGCCCGGCCATTATTAACCAGCGAACGCTCATGCAAATCCCCGCGTTACACTACGCCCGAACCCGGCGCCCAACCTGCGTGGAAACCCCAAGTGGCAAAAGTCTCTACCATTCGCGATGTTGCCGAACTGGCGGATGTGTCGAAAGCGACCGTCTCGCGCTACCTGAACGGCAGCCTCGTGCTGCCGCCTGACACGGCCAAACGCGTCGATGACGCCGTGCTCGCGCTCAACTATCGCCAGAACAGTCTCGCCCGGCGGCTCAGCCTTGGAAGCAGCGAGACCATCGGCCTCGCCATGCCGGAAGTCGCCAATCCATTCTTCGCCGAACTTGCCGACGCCGTCGAGGAAGCCGCCTCAGCCAGCGGTTATGGCCTCGCGCTCTGCATCACGCGCAACAAGCTCGAACGCGAGGCGCTTTATTTGAGCTGGCTCGACACGCGTCATCTCGACGGCCTGATCTTCGCGACGAACCGACCGGACGATGGGTCATTGCGAAAGCTCATGGGCGAGCGCGCTAACATCGTGCTGGTGGACGAGGACGTGCCGGGCGCGGACGTGCCGCGTGTTTTCGTCGATAACATCGAGGGCGGTTATCAGGCCACCCGCCATCTGCTCGATGCCGGCCACAAGCGGATCGCGCACGTGACCGGTCCCGAAGCGCTCTTCACGGTGCAGGAACGGCTCGCGGGTTACAAGCGCGCACTCGCCGAAGCACAGGTCCGCTTCGATCCGAAGCTCGTCCACTTCGGCTCGTACGGTCGCGCCTTCGGGCGCGAAATCGGCACGAAACTCGTCACGAGCGCAAAGCCACCGACCGCGCTGTTCGCGACCAGCGACTACATTGCGGTCGGCGTGCTCGATGCGCTGCGCGAACGCGCGCTGAGCGTGCCGGACTACATGTCGATAGTCGGATTCGACGACATGGAGTTCGCCAACCTCCTCATGCCCGCCATCACCACGGTGCGCCAGTCGGCCGCCGAACTCGGGCGAACGAGCGTGGCGCTGCTGGTATCGATGCTCACGGGCAACGTGACGTCCGACCCTGCCATACATCGCCTGCCGGTGCGCCTGATCGAACGCGCGTCGGTTGCGCCGCCGCGCGCCGGGTCATGACTCGTGCCCGCGTCCCGCGGTTGCGCGATCGAGTTCGCAGAACTCGTGATCGGAAAGCGTGATCGCGCTGGAGGCCACATTCTCGACGAGATGTG
Coding sequences within it:
- a CDS encoding ABC transporter ATP-binding protein codes for the protein MNANSPDAAAALSVQRVDKIYANGTVALEDARLTIPQGDFVSLLGPSGCGKSTLLKMFAGIETPTHGHMRWWGQPFDTVGSAGRRMSMVFQEATLMPWASIADNVRLPLDLAGVPRRDADARVADALANVGLENFGKVRPRELSGGMQMRASLARALVTEPDLLLLDEPFGALDEFTRNKLDSDLRTLWKKRGMTVVFVTHSIYESVYLSERVVVMQARPGRVIAEVAIDGAAERDDAYRVSAPFMQHCKTLSDLISDAHHTSLGAH
- a CDS encoding amidohydrolase family protein — translated: MSILIRNAAAIMTGGAGSPDDPSRAAGPDIRIEGETIQAIGALVPHASETVIDATDCVVYPAWVNTHHHLFQSLLKGDTAGLNASLTPWLAATPYRFRASFDEKRFRLAARIGMIELMRSGCTTVADHNYVYYPGMPFDSSAILFDEAEKLGLRFVLLRGGATKTRQLEAELPSALRPESIDSYIADIERLAATYHDASPRAMRRVVMAPTTVLYSISPAEMRQTAAVARRLGLRLHSHLSETVSYQDSAHAMHACSPVAFCGEHDWLGSDVWYAHLVKLDADEIAMLAQTRTGVAHCPQSNGRLGSGIAPIREMADAGVPVSIGVDGAASNEAADMISEVHMAWLAQRARRGMAAQAVYRGGSFEGGADAATVDEVVHWGTAGGANVLGLPEVGRIAVGFSADVAVYRLDDPRYFGLHDPAIGPVASGGRPSLAALFSAGMQVVRDDVIEGVDLQELRRESMSAVKAMLAEVG
- a CDS encoding LacI family DNA-binding transcriptional regulator, coding for MAKVSTIRDVAELADVSKATVSRYLNGSLVLPPDTAKRVDDAVLALNYRQNSLARRLSLGSSETIGLAMPEVANPFFAELADAVEEAASASGYGLALCITRNKLEREALYLSWLDTRHLDGLIFATNRPDDGSLRKLMGERANIVLVDEDVPGADVPRVFVDNIEGGYQATRHLLDAGHKRIAHVTGPEALFTVQERLAGYKRALAEAQVRFDPKLVHFGSYGRAFGREIGTKLVTSAKPPTALFATSDYIAVGVLDALRERALSVPDYMSIVGFDDMEFANLLMPAITTVRQSAAELGRTSVALLVSMLTGNVTSDPAIHRLPVRLIERASVAPPRAGS
- a CDS encoding aromatic ring-hydroxylating oxygenase subunit alpha, with the translated sequence MLVTRQKVLRRFWYAIMPVSDLDDGPKPFTLLGVGIVLWKGAGGKPHALRDRCCHRTAKLSKGFVDGDGNIACGYHGWTYDCTGQCVKIPQNAGGEIPSRAIVESFRCEERYGYAWVALEEPLQPIPEFPEEFTPGYRRIMQFYEQWNTSPLRMMENSFDNSHFSFVHKSNFGLFNSPQPSKYEFRPNEWGFEAETHVPIRNPQASFRITGTTDDVTERHLVNRWFMPFSRRFGCMYPASGVHHIIYNCATPIDDKTMMLVQWLYRNDSEEACSTQELIDWDRPITDEDREILEATDYDACTDIRRQQECHMASDQPGLLMRRMLLKLLEEHGEREVFRIATEE
- a CDS encoding ABC transporter substrate-binding protein: MRVLRRFFHLSVLVLSVILVSPVHAADSVTVLTSWYAQAEHGGFYQALATGLYKQAGLDVTIKMGGPQVNGMQLLVGGQADFILGYDFQVLSSVEAGIPVTTVAASFQFDPQGMLVHDDVKNLADLKGKTILVAGAGRTSWWPWLKSRYGYTDSQTRPYTFNLQPFFVDPNVAMQAYPSSETFQADQAHVKTHFFLFADDGYPPYNTTIVGLRKTLADRPDVTARFVKASMEGWKSYLANPAPGNALIKKDNPEMTDAQLAFGVAQLKKLKLVTGGDAGTLGIGAMTDARWKKTYDYMVGAKLLKASTDYKSAYTLQYIQTAKVMP
- a CDS encoding ABC transporter permease, which encodes MKRLSKVERRPLLHRPGAMKAAAPWFVGIVMLLLWEGWCALFKVPVYLVPAPHDIAIQLLKDGPMLLAALAATLKITLLAFALATVIGVTIALLFVQSPLIEASFFPYAILLQVTPIVAIAPLIIIWVKDTTFALVICATLVALFPIISNTALGLRSVNPGLINLFRINRATRWQTLVRLRIPSALPYFFGGLRISSGLSLIGAVVAEFVAGTGGSGAGLAYQILQAGFQLNIPRLFAALFLITVTGVVLFGITAWVSRIGLRGWHESEL